The following is a genomic window from Phycisphaerae bacterium.
CACTTTTTTGACTACCTTTCCGAGATATCCTATACTACCAGTAATGCCTGAGTTGAGAGCACGAGCACGGATATCCTGCCTGATAGTCGCCCACTGACGCTTATACTGCATGGCTACCAGAGGGCGAGCCAAGCCATCGAAGGCCCCTGTCCGCGTGGGCTGGCCAAAGCAACAGCTACCATCGCGGCGGAAGGAGAGTTGAGTATGTTCGGTATCGCCAGAGCCCCGTTCGAGAGTCGCCGGTTGTCGCCGACGGGTCGATCCAGGCTGCTGCCCACCGGACACGATGGGAAAAGGACGATCGCGGGACGATCGTTCTACCACGGTCTGGCTTCGGTGGCCAGCGTGCTGATCCTGACGACACCGCTCTCGGCCCCGTCGGTGCACTCTCCAAGCCAAGGTGTGACCGCGCCAGCATCCTCGGCTGAGGCGACCGTCGAGCCATCGATGATCGCCCCGGCCGAGGATCCCGTCACCCTGCTGGAACGGGGCCTGGCGTGGCACGACGCGAACGTCCGCGATTACCAGGGCGTGTTTGCCTATCGCGAGCAGAAGGACGGGCAACTGGGCGAGCCGGTAGCGTGCCGGTTCCGGTTCCGTCTCGAACCGTTCAGTCTTTACATGGAGTGGATATACGGCGCAGGCCGAGTGGACAAGCTGTTGTACGTCGAAGGACAGAATGACGGCAAGATGATCGTTCATCCCACCGGCCTCATCGGTCTGGTCGTCCCATCGGCCGCGGTGCACCCAGACGGGAAAGAGGCGAGAAAAAGCTCCTCGCACTCGATCACCGAATTTGGCCTGCGGACGGTCCTGGCCAAGGTACTACGCAGCTTTCGCGAGGCCGCCGAGGAGGACAGTTCCACATACAGGCGCCTCGGCCTGCGCCGTCTTGACAACCGGGAAGTCCTGACGCTGACCAAGACCGACGGTTCGGGCACGCTGACGGTCGACCTGGACCCGCAGACGCTGCTGCCGGTCCGCACGGTCAAGCATGACGCCGACGGGCAGCTCTTCTCGATCTACGAGTTCAAGGAACTGCGGTTCAACCAGGGCGTCGACGAGAGCGCCTTCGCCCGCGAATCATGCGGGCTTTGACAGCATATACGAGCGGCAGAGCCATTGCCTCAGGGCAATCGGGCCGCACAGCCCCCGGTCGCCCTGCGATTCAAACCGAATCAGTCTCACTGATCCGCTCCTTTCTCAAATCGGGTCTTCCCTGCGGGTTCAAGCAACCGCACCCCTCTGGGCCGATAGTATAATAGAGGGAAGGAGTTGTGACGGTGAAACTGCCCCTTATCGGTAAGAGTGGCGAACTCGTGCGAATACTGGTCCTGATCGGACTGCTGGTGGTCATCTCGCCGGTGGTCCTGACGCTTTTCTACACCACCAGGACCATTTACCAGTTGCTGGGCGAGAACCGCGAGCTCAAGCAGGCGATCACCAACCTGACCGAGGAGAGCCAGATCGGCTACGCCAAGGTCCTCTCGCAGGAGACGACCGATGGGCGGCTGTGGACGCGGCTGCTGTTTGTCGAGACCGACCGGACGGACCCGACTCAGCGGATACTGGAGAAGGAATACCGGATCGAGGGCGACGTGGTCCACTTCGACGCCCTGATCGTCAAGTTCGACGACCGGATCGTCATGGACGGCAAGGAACGGGCGATCTACCTGTGGCGGCGGATCTACGGCGAGCACACCAAGCCCGAAGACGGCCTGCCCATCGAGACCGAAGGGGCCGAGCCGCAGCGGTACGCCGACATCGGCGCGAAGCTCTCGCTGCGCGACCGGAAGCTGTTCTGGTCCGAGATCTGGGATCTCTCGAACGACCTGGACCGCCTCAAGGAAGCCGGCGTGCATGCGATCTACGGCAACGTCAACTACCGCAAGCTGCGGCCCGGGCTGATCTACGTGTTCAAGATCAACCCGACCGGCGGGCTTTACTCCGAGATCGTGCCCGACCTATAATGCCCCCTTTCGTTCCGGCGGCAACGCAAACCCTTAAGAGCGGGCACGAGCGATGGCGATGTTGTTGTTTCTGCTTCAGGCGGCGGCGGTCTCGCTGTCCGGCGTCCTGGCGCCCGGTCCGGTGACCGCAGCCACGATCGCGGCTGGGACACGCTCGCGGCACGCGGGGATTCTGGTCGCGCTGGGCCACGGCGTCGTCGAGTTCCCGCTAATGCTGCTGATCCTGCTGGGCGTCGGCGCGGTCTTCAAGCACGAGGGCGTCAAGATCGCCATCGGCCTGGTGGGCGGAGGCTTCCTGATCCACCTGGGCATCCAGATGATCCGAGACCTCCGGAAGATCGGCGACGCGTCGTATCAGCCGGCGGCCCGCGGAGCGGTCTGGACGGGAATCCTCCTTTCCGGAGGCAATCCGTATTTTCTGTTGTGGTGGGCCACGGTCGGCTTGGCCCTGGCGACCAAGGCGTCGGAGTTCGGCGTGCTTGCGTTCGCCTTGTTCGCTCTGGTCCACTGGCTCTGCGACCTGGTGTGGCTGGAAGTCCTTTCGTGGACGAGCTTTCGCGGCTCCAAGCTGTTCAGCGGCCGAGTCCAGCGGATTGTTTTGATCCTCTGCGCCGGCACCATGTTGTTCTTTGGCGGATTCTTCATCCATGACGCCGTCTCCAAACTCCTGTCGTTCCGATAGTTCGCCAACAACCTTGACACAGGCCGAAGCCGTGGTAACATGAGGCACGGTCAGGGAAGAGCCTGATGCTGGCTTGAGGCTCTGGCCGGCAACGGGCGGAAAAGGCAGCAACATCCGGGTGTGGACTTTGTACACATCCATTCTGGCAAGGGGCGAAATATGGGAATCACCGGGATCAGGAAGGCAGGCAACAGGACGGCGGTTCAGCGGTTGTGCCGGAACCATCCGAAAATGCCGGCCGAGTGGATCTGCGTCGCGTGCAGGAGCATGTTCTGCAACGGCTGCGTCGAGCTTCGATCCTATTCGGGCGCGAGCCTGGAGATGTGTCCCGTGTGCGGTCGGCGCTGCCTATCATTGGCCGACGTGCCGAAGATCAAAGCGAGGAAACCGGCGGTCCTCCCGGCCAGACCGTTCGCCCAGGAGTTGGCGGCGGCGTTGGCGTACCCGCTTCGCCTTCGGAATCTGCCGTTTCTATTCGGCTATCCGCTGATCTGGCTGATCGTCAGCGTGTTCGTCGCCGGATCGGTCTATGACCTGTCGATCGCCGCGATCGGAGCTCTGGCCGCCGTGGTGTTCGGCGGTTATATCTGCCTGCTCCTGCTGAACATTCTCTACGACTCGGCCCACGGCCGCGACAACCCGGTCGATCTGCCGGACCTGACGGAGATCGGGTCGGTGCTCAGTTCGCTGGTATGGTTCGCGTGGGCGACGGCGGTCTGCCTGGCCCCAGCCGCCGCCTACTACCTGGCCGTGGCCGGCGTGCAGGGCTACGACGACCCGCTGATCTACCTTTTGGCCGGAGCGGGTTTCCTGTACCTGCCGATGGCCCTGCTGGCGGTGGTGGTCCGCGAGTCGCCGATGGCGCTGCAGCCGGGTCGGGTTTTTGCGGCCATCGCCAAGGCGCCGGGCGAATACGCCGTGACGGCTGCGATGATGCTGGCGGCGATGGTGCTGCTGGCCCTGGCGATCTGGGCGACAGTCACGTCGGTGGTCTACGCGCTTCCGCTGCTGCTGGTGCACTTCCACCTGGTGATGACAACGATGCGGCTGACCGGCCGGCTCTACGTGGCCAAACGCGACCAGTTCGCCTGGTTTAATGAGGAGTAGGGCTCCACTCCATTGGTGCTCCATCGCCCGCGAATAGACCTTTTGTCCAGCCCTCCAACTGGTTAGAATGCCATCATTTCCGGAGCGGCGGCCCAGCCGGACGGATCGGTTCGGGCCGGGGTGCACCTTGAGTTTGG
Proteins encoded in this region:
- a CDS encoding DUF1571 domain-containing protein, whose amino-acid sequence is MFGIARAPFESRRLSPTGRSRLLPTGHDGKRTIAGRSFYHGLASVASVLILTTPLSAPSVHSPSQGVTAPASSAEATVEPSMIAPAEDPVTLLERGLAWHDANVRDYQGVFAYREQKDGQLGEPVACRFRFRLEPFSLYMEWIYGAGRVDKLLYVEGQNDGKMIVHPTGLIGLVVPSAAVHPDGKEARKSSSHSITEFGLRTVLAKVLRSFREAAEEDSSTYRRLGLRRLDNREVLTLTKTDGSGTLTVDLDPQTLLPVRTVKHDADGQLFSIYEFKELRFNQGVDESAFARESCGL
- a CDS encoding LysE family transporter — protein: MLLFLLQAAAVSLSGVLAPGPVTAATIAAGTRSRHAGILVALGHGVVEFPLMLLILLGVGAVFKHEGVKIAIGLVGGGFLIHLGIQMIRDLRKIGDASYQPAARGAVWTGILLSGGNPYFLLWWATVGLALATKASEFGVLAFALFALVHWLCDLVWLEVLSWTSFRGSKLFSGRVQRIVLILCAGTMLFFGGFFIHDAVSKLLSFR